Proteins encoded within one genomic window of Humulus lupulus chromosome 1, drHumLupu1.1, whole genome shotgun sequence:
- the LOC133798617 gene encoding G-box-binding factor 1-like, producing MKIDYPERCHHKEFEEYFNVGLQTFMDNAAKKEEQIFEEEKIVLAKTFEENAVSLAVYGDNGLRKEGGVASPSASWGIEDSHTETNNTNHNLYAKRQRLCDGAVVQNGDTLHDRSVTVLSLQDSMANMVETKNLGLIPGQDGTQSLLTKEQLDERKERRKLSNRESAKRSRLRKQQENKMLQERAMKLQHEVSELRDGVVLIAEKCHQLTEENISLLDDLEKASCPNDAISELKARFHALVNHRKRSSSSDSDSTDDDQIRESTSHSD from the exons ATGAAGATTGATTATCCAGAACGATGTCACCACAAAGAGTTTGAAGAATATTTTAATGTTGGTCTG caaacttttatGGACAATGCTGCGAAAAAGGAAGAGCAAATTTTCGAAGAAGAGAAGATAGTATTGGCCAAAACATTCGAGGAAAACGCAGTGAGTTTGGCTGTTTATGGAGATAATGGATTGAGAAAAGAAGGTGGTGTTGCTTCACCAAG TGCTTCCTGGGGAATTGAGGACTCACATACTGAAACTAATAACACAAATCAT AACCTTTATGCTAAAAGGCAGCGACTTTGTGATG GTGCTGTGGTACAGAACGGTGATACTTTACACGATCGGAGTGTGACAGTGTTGTCATTACAAGATTCTATGGCCAACATGGTTGAAACCAAGAATCTTGGGTTGATTCCGGGTCAAGATGGAACTCAATCCTTACTTACAAAG GAGCAACTTGacgagagaaaagaaagaagaaagctCTCGAATAGAGAATCAGCTAAAAGATCAAGATTGCGCAAACAG CAAGAAAATAAGATGCTGCAAGAACGTGCCATGAAGCTGCAACACGAGGTATCCGAGCTCAGGGATGGCGTAGTTTTGATTGCTGAGAAGTGTCACCAACTAACCGAAGAAAACATATCCTTACTG GATGATTTAGAGAAGGCGTCTTGTCCAAATGATGCAATTTCTGAATTAAAAGCAAGGTTCCATGCCTTAGTAAATCACAGAAAAAGAAGTTCAAGCAGTGATTCTGACTCAACGGATGATGATCAGATTAGGGAATCAACAAGTCACTCTGACTGA
- the LOC133798607 gene encoding arabinosyltransferase RRA3-like, giving the protein MAGRRDGPLMRDSSHSLCKSKITIAIAIGVLFGCLFAFFFPNDLFITYSNSNPAFNRRLANSNTQVSSTKCESSDRINMLKTEYMLASDKNNELKKQVRELTEKLRLADQGKDQVQKQVQMSGHQQKSGPFGTVKGLRTNPTVVPDESVNPRLAKILEKVAVKRELIVALANTNVKEMLAVWFANIKKVGIPNYLVVALDEEIAKFCESENVPVYKRDPDDGIDSVARTGGNHAVSALKFRILREFLQLGYSVLLSDVDIVYLQNPFEHLYRDSDVESMTDGHDNMTAYGFDDVFDEPAMGWARYAHTMRMWVYNSGFFYIRPTIPAIELLDRVAGRLSREPNSWDQAVFNEELFFPSHPGYEGLHASRRTMDFYLFMNSKVLFKYVRDDAKLSKLKPVIVHVNYHPDKFPRMKAVVDFYVNGNQDALKAFPVGSAW; this is encoded by the exons ATGGCAGGTCGTAGAGATGGACCCTTAATGAGGGACAGTTCCCATTCTCTCTGCAAATCAAAGATCACAATCGCCATAGCCATCGGAGTCCTTTTCGGCTGCCTTTTCGCATTCTTTTTCCCCAATGACCTCTTCATTACCTACTCCAATTCCAATCCCGCTTTCAATCGCCGCCTCGCCAATTCTAATACCCAG GTTAGTTCGACCAAATGCGAATCATCTGATAGGATCAACATGTTGAAGACAGAGTACATGTTAGCATCTGATAAAAACAATGAGTTGAAAAAGCAGGTTAGAGAATTGACTGAAAAGCTTCGTTTGGCTGACCAAGGGAAGGATCAAGTTCAGAAGCAGGTGCAAATGTCTGGTCATCAGCAGAAATCTGGGCCTTTTGGTACTGTTAAAGGATTAAGAACCAACCCAACTGTTGTTCCTGATGAATCTGTGAACCCAAGATTAGCAAAGATCTTGGAAAAGGTTGCAGTTAAAAGAGAGCTTATTGTTGCACTTGCAAACACAAATGTGAAGGAGATGTTGGCGGTTTGGTTTGCCAATATTAAGAAAGTGGGAATACCCAATTATCTGGTTGTTGCATTGGATGAAGAGATTGCTAAGTTCTGTGAATCCGAGAATGTTCCTGTTTATAAGAGAGATCCTGATGATGGCATTGATTCAGTGGCGAGGACAGGAGGAAACCATGCTGTATCCGCATTGAAATTTCGCATTTTGAGAGAGTTTTTGCAGCTAGGATATAGTGTTCTTTTGTCAGATGTTGATATTGTTTACTTGCAGAACCCATTTGAACACCTTTATCGTGATTCAGATGTAGAGTCCATGACTGATGGTCATGATAACATGACTGCTTATGGGTTTGACGATGTCTTTGACGAGCCTGCAATGGGGTGGGCTCGATATGCTCATACAATGCGGATGTGGGTTTACAACTCTGGTTTTTTCTACATTCGACCAACAATTCCTGCAATCGAACTTTTGGATCGTGTAGCTGGACGGCTTTCGAGGGAACCAAACTCTTGGGACCAGGCAGTATTCAACGAGGAGCTGTTTTTCCCTTCACATCCTGGTTATGAAGGGCTTCATGCTTCCAGGAGAACCATGGATTTCTACCTATTCATGAATAGCAAGGTGCTCTTCAAATATGTGAGAGATGATGCTAAACTGAGCAAGCTTAAGCCAGTAATCGTGCATGTGAATTATCACCCTGATAAGTTTCCAAGAATGAAAGCAGTTGTGGATTTCTATGTTAATGGGAACCAGGATGCACTGAAAGCCTTTCCGGTTGGTTCAGCTTGGTAA